A single region of the Arthrobacter sp. V1I7 genome encodes:
- the gcvP gene encoding aminomethyl-transferring glycine dehydrogenase, giving the protein MTVQSSPSTFADRHIGARRQADIDTMLKAIGYDSLDGLVDNAVPDSIRQEKPLSLDSALSEVEVLAELRKLAAKNKTAVQMIGQGYYDTVTPPVIRRNILEAPAWYTAYTPYQPEISQGRLEALLNFQTMVQDLTALPVANASLLDEATAVAEAVLLMRRANKSAAARHGKTVLDADCLPQTIAIVLGRAEALGFEVEVADLSKGLPDGDINGVVLQQPGVSGRVWDQTAVIAEAKDRGALVTVAADLLALTLITPPGEQGADIAVGSTQRLGVPLFFGGPHAAYMAVRNGMERTLPGRIVGVSKDNAGVPAYRLALQTREQHIRREKATSNICTAQALLAIVSSFYAVYHGPEGLKAIAGTVHNNARALATTLKIAGRELVSESFFDTVTVRVPGKARKVITAAEARGINLRLIDADTVGVSVDETTTAEVLSGVVVAFGAGPVVEAKGFELPGTVLRTSDYLQHPVFNTHRSETQLLRYIRRLSDRDLALDRTMIPLGSCTMKLNATAEMEAISWPEFASIHPFAPDSQTEGWRELIGGLEADLAEITGYDQVSIQPNAGSQGELAGLLAIRGYHLSRGDQQRNVCLIPASAHGTNAASAVLAGMKVVVVATAADGTIDHADLTAKIEAHKDALSCIMITYPSTHGVYDADVREVCDAIHAAGGQVYVDGANLNALVGLAQPGLFGGDVSHLNLHKTFCIPHGGGGPGVGPVAAKAHLAPFMPGDANNPASGKGVAISASRYGSAGVLPISWAYVKLMGGTGLTEATKSALLAANYVASRLDEHFPVLYTGEGGLVAHECILDLRELTAKTGVTAEDVAKRLIDFGFHAPTLSFPVAGTLMVEPTESEDLAEIDRFIEAMITIRQEIDQVSAGEFTVENSPLRNAPHTAAAVVSSDWSREYPREQAAFPVHTLRQDKYFPPVGRIDGAAGDRNLVCSCPPLSEFEN; this is encoded by the coding sequence ATGACGGTTCAATCGTCCCCGTCCACGTTCGCAGACCGCCACATCGGCGCGCGCCGCCAAGCAGACATCGACACCATGCTCAAGGCCATCGGCTACGACAGCCTTGACGGCCTCGTCGACAATGCGGTGCCCGATTCCATCCGGCAGGAAAAGCCGCTCAGCCTGGACAGCGCCCTCAGCGAAGTTGAGGTGCTGGCCGAGCTGCGCAAGCTGGCCGCGAAGAACAAGACCGCGGTCCAGATGATCGGCCAGGGCTACTACGACACCGTCACCCCGCCGGTGATCCGCCGCAACATCCTCGAAGCCCCCGCCTGGTACACCGCGTACACCCCCTACCAGCCGGAAATCTCCCAGGGCCGGCTGGAGGCGCTGCTGAACTTCCAGACCATGGTCCAGGACCTCACCGCGCTCCCGGTAGCCAACGCGTCCCTCCTCGACGAGGCCACGGCCGTCGCCGAGGCCGTGCTCCTGATGCGCAGGGCAAATAAGTCCGCAGCGGCCCGGCACGGCAAGACCGTCCTCGATGCCGACTGCCTGCCGCAGACCATCGCCATCGTGCTGGGCCGCGCCGAAGCCCTCGGCTTCGAGGTGGAGGTCGCGGACCTCTCGAAGGGATTGCCCGACGGCGACATCAACGGTGTGGTGCTGCAGCAGCCGGGTGTTTCCGGCCGGGTGTGGGACCAGACCGCTGTGATCGCAGAGGCCAAGGACCGGGGGGCGCTGGTCACCGTGGCAGCCGACCTCCTTGCGCTCACCCTGATCACCCCTCCGGGCGAACAGGGTGCGGACATCGCAGTCGGTTCCACCCAGCGCCTGGGCGTGCCGCTGTTCTTCGGCGGCCCGCACGCGGCCTACATGGCGGTCCGGAACGGCATGGAACGCACGCTGCCCGGCCGCATTGTCGGCGTCTCCAAGGACAACGCCGGCGTCCCCGCCTACCGCCTGGCCCTCCAGACCCGCGAGCAGCACATCCGCCGCGAAAAGGCCACGTCCAACATCTGCACCGCGCAGGCACTGCTGGCCATCGTCTCCTCGTTCTACGCCGTTTACCACGGCCCCGAGGGACTGAAGGCCATCGCCGGGACCGTCCATAACAACGCCCGCGCCCTCGCCACTACGCTGAAGATCGCGGGCCGGGAACTGGTGAGCGAGTCCTTCTTCGACACCGTTACGGTCCGCGTGCCCGGCAAAGCCCGCAAGGTCATCACCGCCGCCGAGGCCCGTGGCATCAACCTGCGCCTCATCGATGCGGACACCGTTGGCGTGTCAGTCGATGAGACTACGACGGCGGAGGTCCTCTCCGGGGTCGTCGTCGCCTTTGGCGCCGGTCCGGTTGTGGAGGCCAAGGGTTTCGAGCTGCCCGGGACGGTGCTGCGCACCTCCGACTACCTCCAGCACCCGGTCTTCAACACGCACCGTTCCGAGACGCAGCTGCTGCGCTACATCCGCCGGCTCTCGGACCGGGACCTCGCCCTGGACCGCACCATGATCCCGCTCGGGTCCTGCACCATGAAGCTGAACGCGACGGCCGAGATGGAGGCCATCTCCTGGCCGGAATTCGCCTCCATCCACCCCTTCGCCCCGGACTCCCAGACCGAAGGCTGGCGTGAACTCATCGGCGGCCTCGAAGCTGACCTTGCCGAGATCACCGGCTACGACCAGGTGTCCATCCAGCCCAACGCAGGGTCGCAGGGTGAGCTCGCCGGGCTGCTGGCGATCCGCGGCTACCACCTTTCCCGCGGGGACCAGCAGCGCAACGTCTGCCTGATCCCGGCCTCCGCGCACGGCACCAACGCGGCCTCGGCCGTGCTGGCCGGCATGAAGGTCGTCGTCGTGGCCACCGCCGCCGACGGCACGATCGACCACGCGGACCTCACCGCCAAGATCGAGGCCCACAAGGACGCCCTGTCCTGCATCATGATCACCTACCCGTCCACGCATGGCGTGTACGACGCCGACGTCCGCGAGGTCTGCGACGCGATCCACGCCGCCGGCGGCCAGGTCTACGTTGACGGCGCCAACCTCAATGCCCTCGTCGGGCTGGCGCAGCCGGGGCTGTTCGGCGGCGACGTGTCGCACCTGAACCTGCACAAGACCTTCTGCATCCCGCACGGCGGCGGCGGACCCGGCGTCGGCCCGGTCGCGGCCAAGGCGCACCTGGCACCGTTCATGCCCGGGGACGCGAACAACCCCGCCTCGGGTAAGGGCGTTGCCATCTCCGCTTCGCGTTACGGGTCGGCCGGCGTGCTGCCGATCTCCTGGGCGTACGTGAAGCTCATGGGCGGTACGGGCCTGACCGAGGCCACCAAGTCCGCGCTGCTGGCCGCGAACTATGTCGCGTCGCGGTTGGATGAGCACTTCCCGGTGCTCTACACCGGCGAAGGCGGACTCGTGGCCCACGAATGCATCCTGGACCTGCGCGAACTCACGGCCAAGACGGGCGTGACCGCGGAGGACGTGGCCAAGCGCCTGATCGACTTCGGCTTCCACGCCCCCACACTGTCATTCCCGGTGGCCGGCACCCTGATGGTGGAGCCCACCGAGTCCGAAGACCTCGCGGAGATCGACCGCTTCATCGAGGCGATGATCACCATCCGCCAGGAAATCGACCAGGTCTCCGCCGGTGAGTTCACTGTGGAGAACTCGCCGCTGCGCAACGCACCGCACACGGCTGCCGCCGTCGTATCTTCCGACTGGAGCCGCGAATACCCGCGCGAGCAGGCCGCCTTCCCCGTGCACACGCTCCGGCAGGACAAGTACTTCCCGCCGGTCGGCCGGATCGACGGCGCCGCCGGCGACCGCAACCTGGTCTGCTCCTGCCCGCCCCTCTCCGAGTTTGAAAACTAA